The Ralstonia sp. RRA DNA segment AACGCCGCCATCATCGTCTTGGAGTGCCCCGGCTCCAGACCATGCAATGCGCCCAGCAGAATGGCGCTGGGGACGAACAGCCAGGCATTGCCTTGCTGCAGGAGGGTGGCGAACGCGGTCATGGATCGATAGCCGGTGGTGAACTCAGGAGAGCGAACTATACTCCCCCCTAGTATATTGATGCTACCCTCTCACGTCCTTCACCCACCTCAATCTTCCGACTCATGGCCCATACCATCCGCGACAAAGCCAAGCTGCTGGCGCGTGTGCGGCGCATCCAGGGGCAGGCGACTGCACTGGAAAAACAACTCGGCGAAGAGGGGGATTGCACGGCCATCCTGCAGCAGATCGCAGCCATTCGCGGTGCGGTCAACGGGCTGATGGCGGCGGTTCTCGAGGGCCACCTGAT contains these protein-coding regions:
- a CDS encoding metal/formaldehyde-sensitive transcriptional repressor: MAHTIRDKAKLLARVRRIQGQATALEKQLGEEGDCTAILQQIAAIRGAVNGLMAAVLEGHLMDHVVKEPTEAQRQEDFDAVMQVIKSYLK